The region TCTAAATAATCATAATAACCAAAATCTAAATCATAATCAGAAACAACATCTAAATCATCATCCAAATCATCATCAAAATCATCATCAAAATCATCATCAGAATCAACATCTAAATCATCATCCAAATCAACATCATAATAAACATATAAATCATAATCAGAATCAACATCTAAATCATCATCAGAATCAACATCTAAATCATCATCAGAATCAACATCTAAATCATCATCAGAATCAACATCTAAATCATTATTGAAACCATCATCACATATCTGCGAATCTCCAACATCATCAGATGCAAAGGCAACACTAGTACAGGATATAAGAAGTGTGAAAAGAAGGAATATTAATAAAATCCTTTTTATTCTCATATTATCACCTCTTGTTATGTAATAACTGAATTACATTGTATGTATTTTTTACAAAAGTACTATAAGTAATTATGTTTAATTTATATATCTTAAAGATAAATGGATTTGATTAAATTTAAATAACATAGATTACATATTTTAGGTTAATGTCATTTAGTTTTATTTCAATTTCATTAATTGCCGTTGCTCTTGCAATGGATGCATTTAGCGTATCTATGACAAAAGGTTTTACTCAAAAGAACCTTACAAAGTCACAGATTTTATATTACGGATTATTTTTTGGTGGTTTCCAGGCATTAATGCCTATTTTAGGATACTTCTGCGGTAATGCAATTGCATCAATTGTTGAAACATTAGCATCAGTTATCGGTTTCATATTACTTTTAGGTATTGGACTTAATATGATTCGTGAAAGCTTAAGTTCTGATGATGACGAAATTACTGATGAATTTTCATTTAAAGAGGTAACTTTACTTGCAATTGCAACAAGTATAGATGCATTTGCAGTTGGAATCGCCATTGCACTTTTAAAAGATCCAATTCTAATCTCATCTGCAATCATAGGTATTGTTGCATTCTTATTCAGTGTTGCAGGTATATTTATTGGTAAAAAAATAGGTCACTTTGTTGGAGACAAATTCCAAATACTTGGTGGTGTAATTCTTATCTTAATTGGTATTAAAATTCTTTTAGGATTTTAAACCTACTTATTTTTTTAAATTACAATTATAATTAACAAAATTCTAAAGATCATAGCAAATTATTTTCACAAAATTTATTAATTTTCTTAAAATAATGCAAAAGTATTGAATTTAGACAACTACATATAGATGGAACTACCATAGTTTGACACATTTTAATGTTTTAATTTCACAAGATAAAATTTCTGGAAATTAATTGAATAACATATTTTTATAAAATTTAATAAATTTTATTAATTTTTGAAAGCATATACTTTTATATGAGTTAAAACAAATAGAATTATAACTATTGAGTTTAATTCATTTTTATTAACTCATATTATCATTAAAATCAAATATTTGTAGGTTTTATTTAAAAATAACTCCATAGAAGCGTTATTTTTACTACAAATCTTGTTAGTGTAATATTAAATATGTCGGAAATGTATTTCCGTATAAAATACTAAAATATGTATTAATATATAATTATGTAAATATGCTATAGTAACCACTAATACAAATAATTATACTAATACTCATAATTGTAATATTACATATAATACATATTTTATAATAATACAACTAATCATATAATGCATTAATATGTAATTGATGATTATATGAAAAATACATATAATATATATTTTATAAAAGATGATTTATACATAAACTATATATTATACAATTAATACATATTTTATACATGAGAAAATGCTAAAAATCAACAGTTTCATATATATCAAGTTATTGAAATATAGTAGTCTCTTCAATTTTTACTATTTTTTATTAAATTTCATTAAAAATTATTAAATTTAAAGCAAAAAAATCGAATTTTAAATTTTAAAAAGAGGATGTGACACGAAGTCACAATTTTTTCTAATTTTAATTGTTTTATTTTTCTTTAATTTTATATACTATGAAGTACAATCTTTTATTATAGATATTAATATTTATGGTTGTTTTATTCATGGTTTTAAAAGATGATAATATAAATCAGACAATGTTGGTCCCTATGGACTTGCGAAATTTGATTCCTGAAGATCATCCTTGCTATTTTATTAAAAATGTGGTTGATTTAATTGATTGTTCGAAAGCAAACCAGGAATTTCGTGGAAAGCCTGGTGAATTTGCTTATCCACGAGAATTATTGCTCAGACTCATTTTAATGAGTGTATTTGATGGTGGATTGTCTTCAAGAGAAATAGAAAGAAAAACAAGAACAGACATTGCATATATGTATCTTGCAGCAATGGAAAAACCATCATACAGGACAATAGCACGATTTAAAGTCGATTATACTGATTTAATCGACGAAGCATTCAAAACAACCATTAAAATTGCAAAAGAAAATGATTTAATCAAAATCCATCATGTGAGCTTAGATGGAACAAAAATCAAAGCAAAAACATCCATCAATAAATTAACCGATGAAAACCAAATCAAAATCATGAAAAAACACCTCAAAAAAAGTATTGAACTTGATCAAAAAGAAGATGAAGAACTTGGAGATGAATCTGGAAATTCAGTCCCAGAATCATTAACAGACAAAGAAAAATTCAAAGAAACAGTAAAAGAAATCCAAAAATCTTCTAAAAACAATAGAAATAAAGATAAATTACGTTCTTCAAGTTTAAATCTTTTAAAACAAGCAGAAAAAAATCCAAAAAAAGTTTTAAAAAAACTCGATAAACTCGAAGAAAAAGTAAAAGAATCACCAAAAGACGTAATTAGCATCAACGACCCTGATGCTCGTTTGATGAAGAATAAAAAAGGCAAATGGGAATGGGATTACAATGCACAAATCATTGTGGACGAATATAAAGGAATAATACTTTCATCATACATTACACAAAATCCAACAGACCATTTCGAACTAATTCCATCAATAGAACAATTAGAATCAAATTTAATCGAAATCTACGATGAATTACCATCAAATTTCCAATTCAGCGCTGATAATGGATATTCCACAGATGAAAACACAACATATCTTGAAGAAAAAGGTTTAGATGGATATATATCCACTAGAAAACTCTCAAGAAAAGAAAAAAAGTACAATTTATGGGAAAAACCATTCAAAAAAGATAATTTCACTTACGATGCAGAAATTGAAACATATATCTGTCCTTTAGGAGAAATTTTATATCGAAGAAGAACTTACGAATATAAAAACAAACAAAGAATAACTTATTGGACAAATGAATGTAAAAATTGTGTTATGAAAGAAATATGCTGCGATAAAAAGAATTACAGAACAATTCAAGACTATGGAAACCCTTCCAAAATCAGAATGCAACGTAAAATGGAAACAGACTGGGCACAAAAAATCTACAAAAAACGATCAAAAACAGCAGAACTACCATTTGCACACATAAAACAAAACATGAAACTCCACGAATTCACAACAACAGGAATAAAAAACACAAACACTGAATTCAAACTATATACAATCGGACACAACCTAAAAAGAATATACAACGAAATAAACACAAAAAACAATTAAAATAAGAAAAAATTATCAAAAAATTAAAAAAAACAAAAATTCAACTAAAAATTTTGCGTCACATCCTCAAAAAATAAAAAAAAGAGAAAAGTCAATTAATTATTAAATCTCATGGAATTGACTTTTAATTTTTGTTTCATTTGTTCACGATCAATATGAATATATTTATCAGTAGTCTGGGAATTGGAGTGTCCTGCAATTGATTGAACTTCAGCAACCGTCAGAATCTCCGCATAATGAGACAATGCAGTGTGTCTTAGAATGTGAACACTGACATTTTTCCCATAATTTACAGGACAATCAATTCCTTCACTCTCAATTCTTTCATCACATTCACGTGCATGTTTTTTAATGATATCCTGAACTCCACGTTTACCAATACGATTACCTTTAATATTAGTGAACAGTTCTTCACGTGTTGCTTCTTCAGCAGCTTTATTTCTCTGAATCACCGGACGATAAACGTTATGAGTATTCTTTCTAAGTTTTGTGATACGATTCATCATCATATCATTCAAACTAACGAGTGTATCATAGGTAATAAAAGTAGTACGGTCTTTTAATTCCCCTTTTGTAGTTTCTGCCCTTAAATAGACATCAATAAACTCATTAGTATCCTCTGGCAAGATATAAAATCCATTATCATCTATTGGAACTTGAATATCATCCTTGTTTAAAAGCACAAGTTCCTTTAGCCTCATTCCAGAATCAATAAAAGTCCTGCAAATTGCATAATCTCTTACATTACCACTCTGTTTGATTGTATCAAGGAAAAAATTAGATTGTTGCCATGTTAAAGAAATTTTTTCAATTCTTTTTTTGGCAGTTTCAGGATCTTCTGCTTTAACTTCAATGATATCCTTCATTTTGATTGGATCATGCTGGATTTCTTCCTGAACATCTTCTGAATTAATGAATTCTAAAATGTTCATCATATATGTTTTAACAGTAGTCCTTTTGTTCCCACGTTGTTTTAAACAATACCTACGATAATGTCTTAACTGTTTTTTAACATTACGATCATTTAATTCATCAATTCCTTCATTTTCAAGATATTCAATGAATTTGGATATATTAAATGTTTGTTTCTTGATAGTTTCTTCCGTTAAGTTTTTTACCTCTTGCTTTTCTTCTAAGTATTCATCTAGGTAGTCTGTTAGCTCATCAACCTCAATCATAAGCTGTTTTTCCTCCTAAAATTTTATACCTAACCCTTGCTATACTATTTATTTTTTGAGTATATAAAGACTTCGTATCTTTTCTTTATTACTGTATATTATTACATAAAATATACGTTCTCTTTATATATAAAAATCAACAAATTTGGAAGTTTTCAGATAAGTGTTGAAAGTGAAGTAATTCCCCTACATCAATCTGTTGAAAAACAGCAATTTCTCCAGATTTTAGATTTGTAATAGAAATCTTAAAAAAAGTAATAAAAAAATTTTACTTTGAAATGATAAATTTTAACTCATGTATGTGATAGTAAGTCTTGATGTAAAATTCAAAACAAATTTGGAAAAAATTGAAAGAATCATCGAATACTATGGTCTTCGAAAAATTCAAAACACATTATATGTAGGGGAGCTGGACAACAATGAAAGAAATTCACTGAAAGAAAGTATTGATAATGTCATAAAAGAATATGATAGTGTTTTGATACTTCCAGTATGTCAAAACTGCTATTTGAAAAAGGAAAGCTGTGGTCGAGAGATTAAATTTGATAATGAACTATTTAGGGTGTACTGATGAAACTAATAATCGATGGATATAATAAATCAATACATAAAAAGGATAACCCGCTTGCCATACATGAAAACTCTGAAATTATAGATTCAATTAAGGCAAGTGAAGTTAATGACATAACAATTGTTGGAAAAGGATACGTGACTTTTGATGCATTGAATTTAATAGCACAAAATAACATTAAACTGATAGCAATCAATCCAAGAGGACAATTAACCTACACATTGGAATCACCTGACTGGAGGAATGTAACATTAAGAAAACAACAATATCAACTGAGTGAAAATAAATTAGGTCTTGAAATTTCAAAAGAACTAATCAAATGTAAAATGAAAAATCAAAAAGCAACATTAACAACATTAAACAAAAACAAACAGCTAAAAAGAGTATTTAATTACAGATCAAAAATTGATGAAATAATAAAACAGATTGATGAATTAAGTTTAAATGGAGATAATGAAAAACAGAGAATAAAAATCATGGGATTAGAAGGAAAAGCCTCAAATGAATATTGGATGGGTGTAAAATACTTCATTCCAAAAGAAATTGAATTTAGAAATAGGACTAAACAGCCGACAGATTTATTGAATTCAATGCTGAATTATGGATATGCTATTCTTGCAAGTGAAATTACAAAAAGCATTTTAGTTAATGGTTTAGATCCATACTGTGGTTTCCTACACTTTGATATGGATAGAAGAACCAGCTTAACATTTGATCTAATTGAACCATTCAGGCAGCAAATAGTAGATAAGACCGTTATAAGTTTAATCAATAGAAAACAAATCACTAATGATGATTTAGATAAAAGAAACAATACAATAAAACTAGAAGCTAGAAAACTAATCGTAAGTAAAATTCTTGGAAAAATATTCTCAACAATAACATATAACGATGAAACTGTCAGTTATGCAGATTTAATTAGAAAACAAAGCAAGAATTTAGTTGATACATTATTGAATGGTACTGAATTTAATGGATTTTATTTAAGATGGTGAGGAAATATAGATATTTTTTAGTTAAAAAATTAATGTCCTCAAAATTTATGAAAAAAATTCTATAAAATTAGTTAAAATCATATAATTTTGAGGAAACCTACCCAATAAAAAGAGTATAAAAAGGATGTCCTCAGAAAGTTTTTAAAAGAAGAAAAAATAGATATTAAACTAAGTAAAATAAAGAAAAATAGGCAGTGTATTTACTGAATGTTTTCTACTGAATTATTCAAAACAATAATCCATACTGATTTTAACAATTGTTCTGAGAATTGGTTTTGTTAAATCCAATTCATCCAAGTCAGTATTCCCATTCACAGTAAACGAACTTTTAATAATTTGATTTTGCTTAAACCAACTAACATACCTGTTCTCTTTAGGATATGGGCATTGATTTTTAGCAGTTCGACCATTAACAACATTAATTGTTTGACATTCACTTTGTAAGAATAAACAATCACCATTAGTGTAATTACCACATGTAGTATTATGGTCTGCTAATGCTTGGAACAATCTTAATTCAACCTGGTCGATTAATGTATTTACTGAATGTTTTCTACTGAATTATTCAAAACTAAAGATTCACCAGTATTCGGCAGTAAAAGATATTACTTCACTAAAGCTGTTAATCAAAGGCCTATGACTACAATGTTCGCAAAAAAGAACAAATCATTAAGAGAACATCACATTAACATGATTAAAGATAAGATAAGCAAAGGCGAATTATCTCCTGAAGATTATGACAAGGAAGTCTCTAAAATTCCACGATTCCATGCTCATGGATTACGAAAATTCTTTGAAACAATGGTTTCAAGGAACTGCGGAAACCTACGTATATGTGCAGTAATGGAAGGCCACACCGCACCTTTATCTACTGACAGCCATTATATTAAGATTGATGTTGAAGATGTTAAGGAAGCATATCTAGCTGCACTCCCTGACCTTTCACTTGAAAATACTGAAACCAAAGTATACACATCAGAAGTCAGAAGAGAAATGGAAGCCAAGATTAATGATTTGGAAAAAGAGAATGTTGAATTAAAGCAGGAATTATGGGATGAGATTAATAATTTGAAAGCTAGACAGCAAGTATGGGAAGAGTTAAAAAAAGAGAAGTGAAACTATGCCGTTATATTGCTATATTATTGAAACTGGATACTATGAGGACAGAGAAGCAAATATTTTAGGACATACAAAAAAATACACTCATGAAGAATTTGACAACCTATGTATCGAAATCACAGAAAAATACGGAGATGTAGAAGAAATAGAGTACACAGTACAGGCTACATTAGAACATGTGGAGGAAATAAGATATAAAATTGATGCATATGAACTAATCAAGCATTTAGTTAATGAATATGGTTTTGTGGAATTAGAAATTCCTGTTAATGATGGAGTTAATAGTAGAGAAATTCAACGGGCACCAGTGCCTACTGAAAATTTAGTTAAAGTTGAATTTAAACCACATCAGAAATGTCCATTTACTCCACAACTTGAAAATGAAATAACATGCACACATCCTGAAGCGGATTTTGATGGAGTGCTTCCAGTTAAGCATATAAATGCGAGATGTAATCTTAAATTTATAAAAAAAGATTGATGTACATTATGTACATCATTAAACAGGTACTGGTTCCAGATTATTCAGTTCATTAAACTTATCCAAATCTTCTTTTAATAAAGTTTTATCAGCATTAGATAATTCACTATCTTTGGATACTGAAACAAGATAATCCACATTATCAATACTTACTTTTTCCTGAAGCCCATACATTTGCATTGCATCATCAATAAAGTAATAAGTATTATTGCCAATATCTGAAACAATATACATTTCTTCAGCATTACTTTCAAAAACTCCAGGATTATCTTCTAATTTACCAACATATAATTCTGTATGACCATCATTTAACATTGCCATACCTCCTTCAAGGTCACTGTAACCGAAAGGCACTTTCATATCATCAACATTAACTGCAGCGGTTGCGGAACCTAGAAGTAAAAATAGTATTGAAATTCCAGTTAATATTTTTATTATTGTTTTCATATTTTCCACCATAATTTTTTTTATGATCATCAAAACCGATTTTTGTGGGTTTTGATATTATGATGTGTGTAAGTTTGGTTTTATACATTTTACTATTTTTTTATGTTTTGAGTTAAACACTGAAAATTAAAATACCGATGTTGTATTTACTGAATGTTTTCTACTGAATTATTCAAAACTTATAAACCAGAATATATTCTCTTTTTTTACAAACGACTAATTTCATAAAGTATTAATCCACATGTTCGACAATAGATTAATTTATGATGAGTATCATAGAGTATCTCCTTGTGTTCATCGCATTCAGGGCATCGCAAACCTGAAACATGTTTATGCTGATACTCATAAATCATCATTAAAATACACAACCCATTTTTTTCACCATATGAAAAAAATATATAAATGCAGTATAATAAGTATATACTCCTCTCTCTTCAATATTAAAAGGTGGAAAAATAAAAAAAAATTAGAATGTTGATAAAATTATCATAAAATTATATTCAAGACCAAATTTATCATAACATTCTTTTAAATCAGATTCAATATTGTCTTTCAGAGTATCTAATTCATCTTTAATCATGTTAAATCTAACTTTAAAAATAAATTCAATTTCAACCCCGAAATCATATTTTGGCACATGGCTATAGAAAAGTACTACATCTTCATGTTTAGGAATTATAATCTGAGAAATATAATCATTAATCTGTTGTTCATATATCATATTATCCCTGCTTTTCTTTTTGTGTATTTGATTCTTTTTAGTTCTTCTACCCAGTCACCTATTTTTTCGGGAAAATGTATTGTTCCTATTTTTCGTGTTTCATTGCTTACAAGTTCACCAGAGTTGATTAATTTCCTTCTTTTTCTTTGGTATTTGGCTTTGTTGTCTTGAGTGGATTTGCATGTGCATTCTGTGCTGCAGTACATTTTTTTTGTTTTCGAATTTTATGAATGTTTTGCCACAGTACTTGCGTTGTATGTGGCAAAACAAGTTTGAATTGATCCATCTAAACGTGCTGAAAGAGATATAAAAAGATTAATGAGAAAACTACAATAACTCATAAAAGTGGATAATAACATTTGTGGGGTTGAGTTATTATCTATTCATTCTACCGAATAAAATTTTATAACTCCTTAAGTTCTTCACTTATGAGTTGATCATCATCAAAAACCTGCTCCAAAACATGAGATGCTAAACATTTTTCAGACTGAATCAATTTACCCTCTTTATTATTTAAATAAATTTTTACTTTTATTTTATCAAAAAAAGGTTCACATTCATAATTAGTATGTTTAGTAACTGATTCATAAGTTTCTTTATTTATAAATTTAAAAATGTTTGAAGGATTTTTTGAAATTTCATCAAACATATCCTTAGTTACAAATGGAGAAATGCGTGGAGCATAATAATGCAAAGAATCATCAAACGATTCAAATTTTTCATTTTGAGAACTGTTCATTTTTTAATCTTCCTCCATCTTTTTATATATTTATTTATGGTTTTATCAGGTTTATATCTTTCCCACATATTATTGTAGATATCATTCCAAGAGTTAACACCAAATCTCATTCCTTTATTCCATTCTTCTCCATAAATTGTTTCTGCTGCATTAAATACGTTTTGAATAATTCAGTAGAAAACATTCAGTAAATACCTAAAGCAGTTAAAATTCCATAAATCAAGAAAAATATACCTAAAATTAAAAGTTTTTTAAAATTTAATGTAGGGTATTTAAAAGAATTTTTAAAAATTTCACCAAAATTCATATTCTACATTCCTCCTTTTAACATGATTTAATGTATATAATACATTGTATAATACTAAAATAAAAACATGATTATTTTATTAATTAACAAAAAAAAGTTTAGAATTTATCATGTTTATATTATTAGGAGTATATTAAAAAAGAAATTAAACAGTAATTATTTGATTGATTATCTGTTCATGTTTAATCAATAGTTATATTAATATTATTTAAAAATAAAAAATGTTTTAAGTTAAATAACTCAAAACATTATAGATAAATTTATTTTCTACGTTTTATTGGATAAATTAAACTGAATAAAGCTAAAACTAATAAGACTAATGGGTTACCAGTTTTAATGTTATTATCAACTAAATGGTTATTAATTGAAGCAGAGGATTCATGTGTTTCAATAAGTTTATTTTCCATGTTAGAACTATTTTTTGGAGCATCAGGATATTCTGGAATATCTGGAGAATTACTATTTTTAGTTACCTTAAATGTTGTATTTGCATAAGATGGATTATAATAATCATTTCCTGCAAAATTAACTTCAACAAAGTAAACATTCTCTGGTAAACCTGGAATAACAATAAATCCACTATTATTAACAATAGTAACATTGTACTTTTTACCATCAACAGTAACAGTAACAGGTCCATCAACAGTGGATTTAATGATTATAGTAGCATTCTCACCAACGATAATATCTTCAGCAGATACATCCAAAATAACCTTTTCTTTAGTGAATAGACTTAAACTTTTTACCTCATTATCAGTAACAAAAATATATTCTACATTTTGCCCAGATTTATTAGTTTCTACATTAACTATTCTGTTAAATCTCGCATCAAAAGTTTGTTGAATGCCATTTGTAATATTGGTATATACATTACTTACAAAATATGGCAAATAATTAGGATTGAATGAATCATTAGTATTTAACCTAAAAGTATAATTGAATTGTGCACCATTTTCAGTAGATGTTAAATTATTAACATTCATAACAAAATAATTCTCAAGTATAATTCCATTGACTAATGGAGTATTTTTACCCCACCAATTTAAATTTGCATTGGTATTAATACCGTTATTATCTAAATTAAAGCCAGTATTATTAGTATTATTTAGAATTCTATTATAATTAATAGTGGTATTTCTTGCTAAATTAGTTACATTTATTGCTTGAGTATTGTTAAAAATAGTGGAATTTATAATCCTAGCATTATTTCCTTTTATATTAATGGATAATAGATTATTTGTGAAATTACATCCAATAATATTGCTATTTGAACCTCTTAGTTCAATAGAAACACAATTATTAATAAAAGATGAATTAATCAGAGTAGTATTAACTGAGAGTCTATAGTTATAAATAGCTCCGCCAACAGGTGAAGTATTATCTGTGAAAGTTGAGTTAAATATTGTAAGATTTTCATTATCATTATCTTCAATAGCACCACCTTCATCTCTTGCATTATTATTTGTGAATATTGAATTAATAATTTTAGCGAATATATTTCCATTAATTGAAGAAGCTCCACCATAAGCAGCATCATTATTTGTAAATTTAGAAGAATTTATAAGTAATTCATCATCCAATTGGCTGAATATGGCACCTCCACTTCCATACCCTGTTGCAGTATTATAGTTAAAAGTAGAATTAATTACAGTTAATTTGCCATATTCGTGGAAAATTGCTCCACCATACTCTGCAGTATTATGGTTAAAAGTGGAATTGATAACAATTAAATCTCCATATTTTTGATATATTGCCCCACCATAAGAACCTTTCCCATTTATGATATTGATGTTTTTAAGTGTCAATGTAGTTTTTTCCATATTAAAAATTCTTGCAAGTTTATTACAGTTAATTGTAAATCCATTACCATCAATAACAAGGTCTTTATTAATTTTTATTCCATTTATGTAAGCATTATCTATTTTATTGTCGTATGTGTAATTTCTATTTAATTTTATATCACCTGCACTGTTTTTTATAAGGTCATTCAAGTCTGTGAATGTACCTTCATTTTTGTCAGCAATATTTATCATGTTATCTATCTGTTGAGTATTATCAATATTCGCAGTGTCTATTCCAATACTTGTGGATATAGATATGTTATCATCTGTTTCAGCATTCACAGCTGAAATTGAAAAAAATAACAGCACTAGGAATATTAAAAATATTTTCTTAAAATTTTTTGATATCATAATTAATCAAAATCCTAATGAAATTTTTTTAAAAAAAGGAAAAATTATTCTAATTAAAATTCCTTTTATTTTATTCAAAAAAATCTTCTAATTTTCTTCTTTAAAACTTTTGTTTTATGTAGAGAAATTATAACAAGATTTACATAATATGTTATTTATATTATAATGTTTATACTTTACTGAAATTTTGAATATGAACAAGATATTTTCTATGTTTTTTTGAATAAAAAGGAGAAGTCTATTGAGAATTTTAAAAAAAATATGAGATGAGTTACATGATTTCAAAGAATTTTAAAAGAATATTAATAATTTTTATATTATTATTTTTGTCTATTTCTTCAGTATCAGCTGAAAAAGACAATTCTGGGAATTTCACTGATTCAAATACTCTACTTGATGAATCTGATATATCAGCTCAAGAGGGTTATTCTGGGACATTCACAGACTTAAAAATATAATTGATGAAGCTGATGATAGGAATATAATAAATTTAGACAAAGATTATAGATTAGATGAAAGTGAAAAGGATAGTTTTATTAATGGTATTGGTATTTATAAAAATATTACTATAAATGGTAATAATTATACAATTGATTGTAATCATATTGTAAGAGTATTTCAAGTTTCAGAATCATTGACATTAATTAATGTAAATATAATTAATGGTTATGCTCCAGGAGAAGATGGTGGGGCTATTTATAACGCAGGTACTGTAGATCTTAGAAATTGTTCTTTCAATTTTAATATTGCAGATAAAGAAGGTGGAGCTATCGCCAGTTATAAGATGAATAAAATATATAATTGTACTTTTGATTCCAATAGTGCTGGAGATAGAGGAGGTGCAATTTCTTGTTCATATGGGATATCATTATTGATAATTCCACTTTTACAAATAATCGTGCTAATTATAGAGGGGGAGCATTATACGCTGAAGGAAAATTAAATATTTCAAACTCAAACTTTTCAAACAATAAAGCATCTTACGGTGGAGCAATTTCAAATCAAAATAATGCGAAATCCATTATTGCTAATTCTACATTTAAAAATAATAGTGCTTCTAGTATAGGAGGTGCTATTCGTAACAATGGTGGTCAATTAGATATAAATGATTCTACATTTGATAACAATAGTGCGGGGGAATATAGTGGAGCAGTATCCAGTTTCACAGACAGTGTAACAGAGGTATATAATTCTGTATTTATGAGCAATAGTGCTGGTGATAGAGGTGGCGCTATACGTAATGGTGGAAATTTAATTGTGTTTTGAATAATTCAGTAGAAAACATTCAGTAAATACTTTATCCCTTTAGATAGTTTTTTATTATTTATATTAATTATTATACATATATATTTTGTAAAAAAAATAAACAAAGTTTCAATATTATTTTATTAATTAACCAACACCAGAAATTCTATTGAGATATGGAATTTTATTTAAAATAAGAATAATACCCCAGGAAAAAATAATTGTTAATATGAATAACACATTGAAAAATATTGGATCTCCCCATTGTTTTTCAAAAGAATCTAATGCTACTTTTAATGAAATAAATACAATCATATGACATAAATAAATCCCAAAACTAGTAATACTAATTGAGTTAATAACATCTCCTACTTTAGAATCTT is a window of Methanobrevibacter sp. DNA encoding:
- a CDS encoding manganese efflux pump MntP family protein — encoded protein: MSFSFISISLIAVALAMDAFSVSMTKGFTQKNLTKSQILYYGLFFGGFQALMPILGYFCGNAIASIVETLASVIGFILLLGIGLNMIRESLSSDDDEITDEFSFKEVTLLAIATSIDAFAVGIAIALLKDPILISSAIIGIVAFLFSVAGIFIGKKIGHFVGDKFQILGGVILILIGIKILLGF
- a CDS encoding IS1182 family transposase, whose protein sequence is MVLKDDNINQTMLVPMDLRNLIPEDHPCYFIKNVVDLIDCSKANQEFRGKPGEFAYPRELLLRLILMSVFDGGLSSREIERKTRTDIAYMYLAAMEKPSYRTIARFKVDYTDLIDEAFKTTIKIAKENDLIKIHHVSLDGTKIKAKTSINKLTDENQIKIMKKHLKKSIELDQKEDEELGDESGNSVPESLTDKEKFKETVKEIQKSSKNNRNKDKLRSSSLNLLKQAEKNPKKVLKKLDKLEEKVKESPKDVISINDPDARLMKNKKGKWEWDYNAQIIVDEYKGIILSSYITQNPTDHFELIPSIEQLESNLIEIYDELPSNFQFSADNGYSTDENTTYLEEKGLDGYISTRKLSRKEKKYNLWEKPFKKDNFTYDAEIETYICPLGEILYRRRTYEYKNKQRITYWTNECKNCVMKEICCDKKNYRTIQDYGNPSKIRMQRKMETDWAQKIYKKRSKTAELPFAHIKQNMKLHEFTTTGIKNTNTEFKLYTIGHNLKRIYNEINTKNN
- a CDS encoding tyrosine-type recombinase/integrase; this translates as MIEVDELTDYLDEYLEEKQEVKNLTEETIKKQTFNISKFIEYLENEGIDELNDRNVKKQLRHYRRYCLKQRGNKRTTVKTYMMNILEFINSEDVQEEIQHDPIKMKDIIEVKAEDPETAKKRIEKISLTWQQSNFFLDTIKQSGNVRDYAICRTFIDSGMRLKELVLLNKDDIQVPIDDNGFYILPEDTNEFIDVYLRAETTKGELKDRTTFITYDTLVSLNDMMMNRITKLRKNTHNVYRPVIQRNKAAEEATREELFTNIKGNRIGKRGVQDIIKKHARECDERIESEGIDCPVNYGKNVSVHILRHTALSHYAEILTVAEVQSIAGHSNSQTTDKYIHIDREQMKQKLKVNSMRFNN
- the cas2 gene encoding CRISPR-associated endonuclease Cas2; this encodes MYVIVSLDVKFKTNLEKIERIIEYYGLRKIQNTLYVGELDNNERNSLKESIDNVIKEYDSVLILPVCQNCYLKKESCGREIKFDNELFRVY
- the cas1 gene encoding CRISPR-associated endonuclease Cas1, which gives rise to MKLIIDGYNKSIHKKDNPLAIHENSEIIDSIKASEVNDITIVGKGYVTFDALNLIAQNNIKLIAINPRGQLTYTLESPDWRNVTLRKQQYQLSENKLGLEISKELIKCKMKNQKATLTTLNKNKQLKRVFNYRSKIDEIIKQIDELSLNGDNEKQRIKIMGLEGKASNEYWMGVKYFIPKEIEFRNRTKQPTDLLNSMLNYGYAILASEITKSILVNGLDPYCGFLHFDMDRRTSLTFDLIEPFRQQIVDKTVISLINRKQITNDDLDKRNNTIKLEARKLIVSKILGKIFSTITYNDETVSYADLIRKQSKNLVDTLLNGTEFNGFYLRW